The sequence below is a genomic window from Candidatus Methanoplasma termitum.
TAGGATATCACGAGCGTACGGTAACATCCGTGATGAACGCCCGCCTTATACCGATAATAAAGGATCTTATTGATTCTGTTAAAAAAGTAATGAAAGAATACAAGATCACCGCGCCTCTGATGATCGTAAAGGGCGACGGCTCGATAATGAGCGAGAGCGTGGCTGTCGAGAAACCTATCGAGACCATATTATCCGGGCCGGCTGCGAGCCTGATCGGCGCAAAGATGCTTACAGGAGTGAATGATGCCGTTGTAATGGATATGGGCGGGACCACTACGGATATCGGCATATTAAGGAACGGTTTCCCGAGGCTTGAAAAAGAGGGTGCCGTAATAGGCAACCGCCGGACGAGGGTCATGGCCGCAGAGATAGCAACGTATGGAATAGGCGGAGATTCCAGAATAGTGGTCAACGGGAACAAATTCTTGTTGGAACCTACTAGGGTCATACCTTTGTGCATCGCAGCCAATCAGTGGCCGCAGTTACTTCCGCGTTTGAAGGATATCGCAGAAAGGAAATCGGGATTCTCACCCGAGAGCATGGATGCAAGAGATATCGTTCAGGATACGGAATTCTTCATCAAATCAAAAGAAATGAAGAATGTGTCCCTGAACAAAGACGATATTGCACTGCTTGACCTCGTTTCCAAAGAGCCGTTCTCTCTTAAAGAGGCCGGTCAAAAACTGAATGTTCATCCCTTTGCATTCAACGCTTCCAAGATGGAGGAGTTGGGTATCGTACAAAGGATCGGTCTGACGCCGACGGATCTTCTCCATGCGGAAGGATCTTACGTAGAATATGAAAAAGCAGCATCAGAATATGCAATAAGACACCAGTCACAGAAGCTGAACATGAGCGATAAAGAATTCATAGAATTCGCAAAGGTCAAAGTGATCGACAGATTGGCCGAGGTGCTGCTCAGGAAACTGTTCTTTGAGGAAACGAATACCCTCGATGTGGACACGGTAGGGCACCACCTTATGTGGAAAGCGATATCCAGATGTGACGGGCTCGACTTCGGCTGCGTGATACATCTCAACAAACCCCTGATAGGGATAGGAGCGCCCGTTGCGGCGTGGTTCCCGCAGGTCGCATCAAAATTCGGGACGGAACTGCTCCTGCCCGAACACTCAGAGGTCGGGAACGCCGTGGGCGCAGTCACCGGCAATGTGATCGAGAGCATGGAGATCCTTCTTAGGCCGTCTTCGGGAGAGGGCTCGTTAGATGACCCGTCATGTACGCTCTTTGCGCCTTACGGCCGCTTTACATTTGAGAAACTCAGTGTAGCAACGGTCTCGGCGATCGAAGAAGGAAGCAGACTCGTGAAAGAAAAAGCAACGAAAGCCGGTGCTGACTATGTGGAAGTGCGCGTGAACAAGATCGAGAAGAAGGTCGGGTTCGGAAAGGGTTATGACGGCAGCCTTCTGATCGAGACATTCATAACGCTGACCGCGGTCGGGAAACCGAGACAGTTCAAAATCACAGAGTGATCAGTTGCATATCGGGCTTGGAATGAGCCGCCGACAGGCTGCCGAATGACATATAGAGTTGTATGTTGGCACAATGTATTTGTACGTAGATTCCCCTTACGTACTAATGAGAATAGGTCTTGTAGCCTGCAACATATTCGAGCCTGAATTCGAACACCTGACCAAAGATGATCCGGACTTTGTTCACAAAGAATATGTTGAGTTTGCGTTGCACGCATACCCTGACGAAATGCGTGAAAAACTGATAGAAAAAGTGAACGCATTGAAGGGTAAGGTGGACGCTGTCCTTTTAGGGTATGCCGTTTGCCAATCATTGGGTAATTTCCAGGAATCGGTGGACGTACCGCTGGTCATGTTCGAGGGTGACGATTGTATATGCGTATTCCTCGGCGCGAAAGAGTACACCAATGAAAAGAAGATATGCACTGGCACATGGTTCTCATCTCCGGGATGGGCACGTGAAGGGATCAACGGCATCATCAAAGAGATGCATCTCGACAGCTTTGAAGGCGTCGATCCGATGGTATTCATGGATATGATGTTCGAATCCTATGAAAGATGCCTCTACATCGATACCGGCGTTGAAGACAAAGACGGCAAATACATCGCAGGTTCGAAGGACTTTGCAAACCAGCTCAGACTGAAACATGATGAGAGGACGTGCGATCTTACTGCAATGGAAAACGCAATAAAAAAAGTAAAAGAACTGGCGCAGAGCGTATCGCAGTAATTTCCCCAGTTTCCATTGTGCCAGATATATCAATTTTTATTGGCTCGTGCGTTGTATTTTTTCTATTTCCTCCGTTTTTATCATATCAAAGACCAAGTTCTTCTTTCATTAAATGACTAATATTTGAGCCTTATTGTTATTGATAATCATTATCATTAAGTAGTTTAACACCAATGCTGCTCTATGCAGCGTTGGACCCCACAACTTTCCTCTACACTCGGTATCGTGTATGAAACGGAACATTTCCTCAGCGCTGAGCAGATATATAAGAAACTTTTACAAAAAGAGGAAAATGTCGGGATAGCCACTGTTTATCGGAACCTTAAGAAACTTATAGGCCTGGGGCTGATAAGCGAGGTCACCTGGAAGGATGAGAAATACTACACCAGGCATCCATTCTCAAATGCATTCTTCATTTGTGAGAAATGCGGTAAAATGCTTAGAATTGACATACCTCTCGCAGATCAGAACTACCTTTCCAAAGAGGTCGGCTTACATATCAAAAGATGGAAGATGAGCTTCGAAGGAGTATGCGAGGAGTGTGAACGATGCATATAATGGAGGGTTTCTTACCACTCCCGTGGGCAGTGTTCTGGACCGTTGTGTTCTTGCCGTTCCTGGCATATGGCATACACCGGATGAAGAAACTCTTCGACGAGCATCCGGAGCAGAAGATATCGCTTGCTCTGTCCGGGGCATTCATTGTCATACTCTCTTCACTGAAGATCCCATCTGTCACCGGCTCATCATCGCATCCCACCGGCACAGGCATGTCCGTATTGCTTTCCGGACCGGGAGCAACGACCGTGATATGCACCATTGTTCTGATCTTTCAGGCAACATTCATGGCGCACGGGGGATTCACCACACTCGGCGCAAATGTGTTCTCGATGGGCATCGCCGGACCGTTCGCCGCATACGGTGTTTTCAAATTACTCAAAAAATACAAAATCAATACCTCTGTGACCGTCTTCATTGTAGCATTTATTGCTAACATCGTCACATATACTGTGACCTCACTGCAACTGACGCTTGTAGTACCATATGTAGGCTTCACATCATTCGTACACACATACGCCACGTTCTTCGGCATATTCACTGTGACGCAGATACCCATCGCAATTGCGGAAGGCGCCATGATGGTGCTGTTCTTCAATTATTTGGCGATCGTGAGGACCGATCTTGTCAGGGGTATCGGATATGACGGCAACGTTCAAAAGAGAAGCCGCATCCTTGACGGCGTAACTAAGGCCAAGAGAAAAAGCCGCATAAATATTGATAAAAGCAAGCTGATGATGATCGGTTTCATAATAATTGCTGCGGCGGTGATACTGCTTGCATATCTTACGATGTTCTTGGGCAATACCGGCGGCACCGATGATGCGGGTGCGAACACGATCACGAACCTTATTCCCGGTTTCCAAAAATTAACAGAGAATTTCATACAATTCGGCGACTTCGGGATCAGCATACTGTTCATCCTGCAAACTGCGATCGGTGTTCTGATACTCGTTTACGTCATGCGCAGGCTTCTGAGGAAAACGCAGCCGCAGAAACAACCGCCTAAGAAAAGAAAGTGCAGGAGGCACAGAAAAGGACACGGGAACGAATTCAATACCTTCGACACCGCAGCATACAACAGCCCGATGCTCCATTGGTCTCCAGCGGCAAAACTTCTCCTTGTCTTTTCTTTGCTGGTTTTGAACATCGCTTCGAAAAGCATATGGATGCCTGTGCTCGCTTGCGTGATAGGATTGGCATTACTCCTTTACGGTTCTTCGATGAGGCCTCCGAGTCTGATGATCAAACTCTTCCTCTATGCCCAGACATTCATTGTCATAGGTGCCCTGGTCTTCACTGTCGTAATGCCGGGAGAGAGCGTTATGTCGGTGACCATACTGGGCTTTACCATCAATTTCACCGATGCCGGCACTTCTTTCGCATTAATGGTATATCTGCGGGCGACCGCGGCGCTGTTCCTCCTGTTCTCATTTGCGATCTCCACTCCCGTTCCGCGTCTGGCGGAAGCCCTCAGAAAACTGAGGTTCCCGACCGTTTTCGTTGAAATGATGGTTCTGATCTATCGGTACACTTTCCTTCTTATGGAATCTGCGGAGAAGATGCACCTTGCCGCCGAATGCAAATTCGGCTACTGCGGCTATGGAAGAAGCATGAAGACCACATCTAAGCTGGCGGTCGGCATGTTCATGCGCTCGCTCGATGTGGCGGAGAGGGGGCAGGTCGCTTTACAGTGCAGGAACTACCAGGGGGATTTCAAAAGTCTTTCTTCACAGGGGGAGAGGAATATTGTGCCGACATTGTTCTGCGCATCGGTGATGTTTGTCTCCGTGATATTCTTTATTTTGCTGCAGTACGGAGTTGTGTAAAATGGAACCGATGATGACGACAATACTCGAAACGAAGAACCTGAGTTTTGTATACGAGGGAGGAAAACATGCACTGAAGAACGTCTCGGTAAGGATCCCGACCGGATGCAAGGTCGCCTTTGTGGGACCGAACGGTGCCGGGAAGAGCACATTGTTCATGCATTTCAACGGGATACTGAGGCAGACCGAAGGGGAGGTGGAGTACAATTCAAAGGTCATCGATCACTCAAAGAAAGGACTGATCCAACTCAGGAAAGATGTCACGCTTGTCACACAGAACCCGGATGACCAGATATTCAACGTGATCGTGGAGGACGATGTGGCCTTCGGTCCGTTCAACCTCGATCTCCCGATAGAAGAGGTGCGCAAAAGAGTGGATGATGCGCTCAAGATCGTCGGCATGGAGAGCGAACGGCACAGGCCCATACATCACCTGTCCTTCGGACAGAAGAAGAGGGTCGCCGTTGCGAGTGCGCTCGCCATGCGCCCGAAGGTGCTCATAATGGACGAGCCGACGGCCGGACTGGACCCGGAGATGGTATACCGTCTTTATGAGATAGCCGACGAAGTGAATATGGATGGGTCCACCGTCATAATATCCACACATGACATAGAGACGGCATATTCATGGGCAAACCTAGTGATCGTTGTTATGGACGGAGAGGTGTTGGCACAAGGGACGCCTTTCGAAGTATTCTCAATGAAAGATGTGCTCGAGAAAGCTTGTCTGTCAGTCCCTATGGTGCATGCGCTTAACGAGTTCATGAGCGTGAACGGAAGGAGCGACATCTATGGAAGAACAATGTCGACTGTGTTGCTGAACATGCGTCGCGGGATCATCCCCGGAACACTTTATATCTTGAGGCCTGGGTATACCGGAGAACTGCACGGACGCGTGGGAGTATATGGGAGTTCGTCACGTTCTTTCGTTGAAAAGAACGGCATAGAGGTACAATTCGGGTTCAATGCCATTGAGAGATGCATGGATGACATCCTCGGAGGGAATGATGCATCGATTTATCTCGATGATCCCTTGGACCATGTCCTTGACCGTAAACTGATGGATGTCGCCGCACACGGCATAACCATACCGGTAGAAGAGTTACGCTGATCGGATCTTGTCGTAATAATGCATTACCATGCAGGATCTCTCGCATTTCCCGCATCTTATGCATTTCTTCTGGTCCACTCTGAAACCGCCGTTTATCGTTATCGCCTTCTTCGGGCATCCTTTTGCGCATATCCCGCATTCTGTGCACATCTCCGCCCTTATAAGCGCCTTTGCTGTACGTTCGAAGAGCCTCTCGGCTTCTTTCATCGTTTCGGCGGTAACTGATATCTGTCCGCCGCCGAATAGCTTCGACCTGCCTCTCTTGACCTTAAGGAGAGCTATCTCGAATTCGGGAGAATATTTCACTTCCCCGATGACACTCAAAGAATCCTCGACAAAAGAAAAATCTCTCTTTGCTGGCACATCGATAACAGCCTCCATTGAAAAGCCTCCTGCCGTGCATGGAGAAGCTCCCTTCATCATTTTCACTGCCGGGCCTGTCTCTCTTTTCGGCCTCAGATCGAGGCTCATCTCATTTGCGATCTGTATCATTTTCGGTGGAAGTACTTTCCATCTCCAGAATCCGATATCTGCATATTCAGAAGGGAGTCCTTTTGAATCCGCATGCTTGTGAAGATATTCCTGCCATCCGCCGTACATCTCCGGATGCAGCCGTTCGGTGTTCTTCCACTCGCTTGCCAGACATGATGCGCAAAGGTAACATCCGATCCTCTCGAAGTCCCTGTCATAAAGAGGATTGTAACGTAGTCCCTTCATCCAAATATAACCCCATATCTCTGCGGCAGACCATGCTCTGACCGGATTGAGATTTGTCTGGTTAGGAACGAAAGGGTTCTTCGAAACGAAGCCGATGTCCGATCTTGCAAACGATTCCAGCATACGGTTCCCCTCGACTGTTATCGTGCCTTTCGGGAACTCTTTTGATATCAGATCGGTGATCGGGCCGAGTTTACATACCTTACAACACCACCTGAAATCTTTTGCGGGGGGCCCGAATATATCCACATTTTCCCAAAAAGCATTCCCTGCGGATGCTTTGAGAAGTTTCAGGTTGTTTTCTGAGGCGAATTCTTCTACGTACTCGGATGTTTCCGGGAACTCCAGTCCTGTATCGATGAATAACAGCGTGATTTCCTTTACCGCTTTTGAAGCCACTCCGTACGCAGCAAGAGAATCTTTTCCGCCTGAGAAGGATACGGTGACGGGCGCATCCTTCTTAGAAACGAACGACTTTATGTCGCTTACGGCATTCATCTCTAATGATTTTAGATGCTCTTTGTTCGATCTGACGAACTCTTCCCTTCCGGATGTCGGTGAGATCGGTCTGCATTCCGTCGGATCGAGATCCTTTACTCTAACGGCTCTTTCTGATGACCTTACGTCCCTGCTGTCTGCAAGCGCGGTCCCGGGGCCGACCTTCTTTCCTTTCCTTACAATGATCGGGTCGCCGGCCGAGAAATCACCTGTGACCTCTAATACCTCTGCGCCGGCGATCACCTTTCCTTTCAGGTGTCCGGAGCCTTTGATATCCACGATATTTTTTGTTGCTGGCACAGCAAAGATGTCCGCTCCGGCCTGCCTGAGTTCTAAGTGAAGCATACTGTCTCTGGGGTCGAATCTTACTGCCCCTATGACCTCTCCGTGAGCGATGATCTCATCGGCCCTATCCTCGCCGGGGATCTTGTTGAAGAAGATCATTCTGCCGGATAATGGTTCATCGGTCCCGAAGGATCTTCTGAAAAGCTCTTTCACCACGCCGATACTATCGCCCATACACGGTCGGATGTCTCCCGGGCTGTTCGTCTCGAACCCCCTTCCCGCGGAACCGCAGAAAGAGCATTTCTTTCCGAGTATCAGCGTTCCGCATCCATCACACCATCTTCCCTCCACTTTGCCGTGTGCGATGTTCCGGGCCATTTTACTCCGGCTTCTCAATCCTATGCACATTTATAAACAATGACATGAATCACGATTTCTATGCAGATGCCCGGCGACAGTCTGAGACAGGTCAATCCGACATATGGATCCACAAAAGGAAAGATCAGATTCAGCAAAACGGAGGTCCTGCATATTATCGCCGCCATAGCGGTGCTCGGAATAGCGTTCTCTTTCATCATGAGAGGGAATAAATTTGACTACGACACGACGAAGAACATCATCCTGATCGTGATAATGTCCTTCATTCTTGTGATCTTCAGTTTTCTTCTTCACGAGTTCGGGCACAAATTCGTCGCCCAAAGATATAACGCATGGTCGGAATTCAGAGCATTCCCATACGGTTTGGTAATGGCACTGATCTTTGCGGTATTGATCGGTTTCTTGTTCGCAGCCCCGGGTGCGGTTTACATAAAGGGGAACATTGACAAGAACACACACGGAAAGATCAGCCTTGCGGGGCCGGCGGTGAACTTCACCATCTCTGCAATCGCGATCGTCGTCCTTATTTTCATCGTACCAGGCTATATCGGCACATTGAACTTGCTAATCTATCGCTTGTTCCAAATGCTCGCCTGGCTGAATGCATTCTTGGGATTGTTCAACATGATCCCGGTTCTTCCGTTTGACGGGTCAAAGATACTCGCATGGAACAAACCCATATACGCCGCCGCCCTGTTGATTGGCATTGCGGAAGTTGCGTACGTTTGGATCTACATCATGAGTTGACACCCGAACGAAGCAAATAAGTTCACATCCCGACAAGATAAGAACTTGCAGAGCCCTGGGCTACATACCGTACGGGTTCGTGATGTTCGATACTTAGAATATCTGGGCCGAAACACCTTTGGCGGATGTTCATTAATAGCTGTTTGACCTTTTTTGTGCCTGCATCGGAACTCTTTTTTTGCGGTCTTGATCACCGCAGACTATCGGCAGAATGCACTTGCTTATAGCAAAAAGAGATGACCGATGCGAAACAATAAAAGAGAAATGGGTTGTAAAAAGGTTTACATATACTCTTTAACAGGGTACCTGAGGTTGGTGAGGATCGAACCTTCCCACTGTTCCAGCTTCCCGGGGTTGAGGATATTGTTGGGATCCATCGCCTTCTTTATTGCGATTATCGACGAAAGCTCGGATGCCCTTTCCCTTACGAACTTTGGCGCTTTTGCTATCCCCACGCCGTGCTCTCCCGTGACAGTTCCGCCAAGGTCGATACAGACGTCAAATATCTCGTCTGTTGCCTTCACGGCTCTCTCCCACTCGTCTGCGTTCGACGGCTCGACAAGCATCTTCGTGTGCAGGTTCCCATCACCGGCATGTCCGTAGGTGGCAATGGTTATCTGATATTTGTCGGCGATCTCTTGGAACGCTTTTACTGCATCCGGTACCTTCGATATTGGTACACCCATGTCATCTGCAAGCGAAACGGATGAGTAACCGGGCTTCAAAGCGGCAAGGGAGGTCATTATCGATTTCCTTGCGTCGGTCCATGCGTCTATCTGTTTCTTGTCCTTGGAAACGGCAACCGATGTGGCACCGTTCTCTCTGGCGATCTCGCCCAGGAGTTTGATATCCCTGTCGACGATGTCGTCGTTCTCTCCGTCGGCCTCGAATATGCACAGCGCTTCGCAGTCCGGTACGGGGTTGCCCCTTGCTTTGTTGACCGCTCTTATACTTACGCTGTCCATAAGCTCGCATGAAGCAGGTATGAGGGGTTTTGCGATTATCGCCGCGATGCACCTTCCTGCATCGTGGATACTGTTGAATGTACAGAGGCAATATGCCGACTTCTTCGGCTTGGTGGTCAGTTTGAGCGTTATCTCCGTTATTACACCCAGTGTTCCTTCCGAACCGCACATTAGGCGTGCCAGCTGATATCCTGATGAGTCTTTCACGGTCCTTGTTCCGGCGCGTACGATCTCTCCGTCCGCTTTTACAAAAGTAAGGCCGAGGACGTAATCCCTTGTTGCACCGTACTTCACGGCTTTCATTCCGGAAGCGTTGTTGGCGACCATTCCTCCGATGAGACATGCCTCGGCTGATCCCGGCGAGCACGGGAATACGAACCCGTACTTATCCAGCTCGTCGTTGAGGTCATTGTAGTTCATTCCGCACTCAACATCCACCCACAGATCGGCCACACTGATGTTTACTATCTTGTTCATCCTCTGCATGGCAAGCACTATACCGCCCTTGATCGGCACCGCCGATCCGCAGAGCCCTGTTCCGGCCCCTCTGGGGACAACAGGTATTTTCTCGCGGT
It includes:
- a CDS encoding Fur family transcriptional regulator, producing MQRWTPQLSSTLGIVYETEHFLSAEQIYKKLLQKEENVGIATVYRNLKKLIGLGLISEVTWKDEKYYTRHPFSNAFFICEKCGKMLRIDIPLADQNYLSKEVGLHIKRWKMSFEGVCEECERCI
- a CDS encoding site-2 protease family protein; protein product: MQMPGDSLRQVNPTYGSTKGKIRFSKTEVLHIIAAIAVLGIAFSFIMRGNKFDYDTTKNIILIVIMSFILVIFSFLLHEFGHKFVAQRYNAWSEFRAFPYGLVMALIFAVLIGFLFAAPGAVYIKGNIDKNTHGKISLAGPAVNFTISAIAIVVLIFIVPGYIGTLNLLIYRLFQMLAWLNAFLGLFNMIPVLPFDGSKILAWNKPIYAAALLIGIAEVAYVWIYIMS
- a CDS encoding DUF1638 domain-containing protein, coding for MRIGLVACNIFEPEFEHLTKDDPDFVHKEYVEFALHAYPDEMREKLIEKVNALKGKVDAVLLGYAVCQSLGNFQESVDVPLVMFEGDDCICVFLGAKEYTNEKKICTGTWFSSPGWAREGINGIIKEMHLDSFEGVDPMVFMDMMFESYERCLYIDTGVEDKDGKYIAGSKDFANQLRLKHDERTCDLTAMENAIKKVKELAQSVSQ
- a CDS encoding energy-coupling factor ABC transporter permease — encoded protein: MHIMEGFLPLPWAVFWTVVFLPFLAYGIHRMKKLFDEHPEQKISLALSGAFIVILSSLKIPSVTGSSSHPTGTGMSVLLSGPGATTVICTIVLIFQATFMAHGGFTTLGANVFSMGIAGPFAAYGVFKLLKKYKINTSVTVFIVAFIANIVTYTVTSLQLTLVVPYVGFTSFVHTYATFFGIFTVTQIPIAIAEGAMMVLFFNYLAIVRTDLVRGIGYDGNVQKRSRILDGVTKAKRKSRINIDKSKLMMIGFIIIAAAVILLAYLTMFLGNTGGTDDAGANTITNLIPGFQKLTENFIQFGDFGISILFILQTAIGVLILVYVMRRLLRKTQPQKQPPKKRKCRRHRKGHGNEFNTFDTAAYNSPMLHWSPAAKLLLVFSLLVLNIASKSIWMPVLACVIGLALLLYGSSMRPPSLMIKLFLYAQTFIVIGALVFTVVMPGESVMSVTILGFTINFTDAGTSFALMVYLRATAALFLLFSFAISTPVPRLAEALRKLRFPTVFVEMMVLIYRYTFLLMESAEKMHLAAECKFGYCGYGRSMKTTSKLAVGMFMRSLDVAERGQVALQCRNYQGDFKSLSSQGERNIVPTLFCASVMFVSVIFFILLQYGVV
- a CDS encoding phosphoadenosine phosphosulfate reductase domain-containing protein, which translates into the protein MARNIAHGKVEGRWCDGCGTLILGKKCSFCGSAGRGFETNSPGDIRPCMGDSIGVVKELFRRSFGTDEPLSGRMIFFNKIPGEDRADEIIAHGEVIGAVRFDPRDSMLHLELRQAGADIFAVPATKNIVDIKGSGHLKGKVIAGAEVLEVTGDFSAGDPIIVRKGKKVGPGTALADSRDVRSSERAVRVKDLDPTECRPISPTSGREEFVRSNKEHLKSLEMNAVSDIKSFVSKKDAPVTVSFSGGKDSLAAYGVASKAVKEITLLFIDTGLEFPETSEYVEEFASENNLKLLKASAGNAFWENVDIFGPPAKDFRWCCKVCKLGPITDLISKEFPKGTITVEGNRMLESFARSDIGFVSKNPFVPNQTNLNPVRAWSAAEIWGYIWMKGLRYNPLYDRDFERIGCYLCASCLASEWKNTERLHPEMYGGWQEYLHKHADSKGLPSEYADIGFWRWKVLPPKMIQIANEMSLDLRPKRETGPAVKMMKGASPCTAGGFSMEAVIDVPAKRDFSFVEDSLSVIGEVKYSPEFEIALLKVKRGRSKLFGGGQISVTAETMKEAERLFERTAKALIRAEMCTECGICAKGCPKKAITINGGFRVDQKKCIRCGKCERSCMVMHYYDKIRSA
- a CDS encoding hydantoinase/oxoprolinase family protein, whose product is MHVGLGFDTGGTYTDAVLMEMVENKVLEKSKALTTREDLSVGIRNTLVHFDKKLLKNVEMVSLSSTLATNSIVEGKGCRVGLICVGEEFEMSIPVDLHTTIKGGHNLSGNETTKLDEDSAVKFMQSVKGRVDGLAINSYLSVRNPEHELRLKMIAKEILDVPVVCGHELSSSLGYHERTVTSVMNARLIPIIKDLIDSVKKVMKEYKITAPLMIVKGDGSIMSESVAVEKPIETILSGPAASLIGAKMLTGVNDAVVMDMGGTTTDIGILRNGFPRLEKEGAVIGNRRTRVMAAEIATYGIGGDSRIVVNGNKFLLEPTRVIPLCIAANQWPQLLPRLKDIAERKSGFSPESMDARDIVQDTEFFIKSKEMKNVSLNKDDIALLDLVSKEPFSLKEAGQKLNVHPFAFNASKMEELGIVQRIGLTPTDLLHAEGSYVEYEKAASEYAIRHQSQKLNMSDKEFIEFAKVKVIDRLAEVLLRKLFFEETNTLDVDTVGHHLMWKAISRCDGLDFGCVIHLNKPLIGIGAPVAAWFPQVASKFGTELLLPEHSEVGNAVGAVTGNVIESMEILLRPSSGEGSLDDPSCTLFAPYGRFTFEKLSVATVSAIEEGSRLVKEKATKAGADYVEVRVNKIEKKVGFGKGYDGSLLIETFITLTAVGKPRQFKITE
- a CDS encoding energy-coupling factor ABC transporter ATP-binding protein, whose translation is MEPMMTTILETKNLSFVYEGGKHALKNVSVRIPTGCKVAFVGPNGAGKSTLFMHFNGILRQTEGEVEYNSKVIDHSKKGLIQLRKDVTLVTQNPDDQIFNVIVEDDVAFGPFNLDLPIEEVRKRVDDALKIVGMESERHRPIHHLSFGQKKRVAVASALAMRPKVLIMDEPTAGLDPEMVYRLYEIADEVNMDGSTVIISTHDIETAYSWANLVIVVMDGEVLAQGTPFEVFSMKDVLEKACLSVPMVHALNEFMSVNGRSDIYGRTMSTVLLNMRRGIIPGTLYILRPGYTGELHGRVGVYGSSSRSFVEKNGIEVQFGFNAIERCMDDILGGNDASIYLDDPLDHVLDRKLMDVAAHGITIPVEELR
- a CDS encoding FAD-binding oxidoreductase, which codes for MEQRIIDEIEKVVGKDGYSVSPAVLYTYGFDASIFHNNPDIVIQPRTTEQVSEIMKIANREKIPVVPRGAGTGLCGSAVPIKGGIVLAMQRMNKIVNISVADLWVDVECGMNYNDLNDELDKYGFVFPCSPGSAEACLIGGMVANNASGMKAVKYGATRDYVLGLTFVKADGEIVRAGTRTVKDSSGYQLARLMCGSEGTLGVITEITLKLTTKPKKSAYCLCTFNSIHDAGRCIAAIIAKPLIPASCELMDSVSIRAVNKARGNPVPDCEALCIFEADGENDDIVDRDIKLLGEIARENGATSVAVSKDKKQIDAWTDARKSIMTSLAALKPGYSSVSLADDMGVPISKVPDAVKAFQEIADKYQITIATYGHAGDGNLHTKMLVEPSNADEWERAVKATDEIFDVCIDLGGTVTGEHGVGIAKAPKFVRERASELSSIIAIKKAMDPNNILNPGKLEQWEGSILTNLRYPVKEYM